From the Cucumis sativus cultivar 9930 chromosome 5, Cucumber_9930_V3, whole genome shotgun sequence genome, the window AATTTTCGACTGGAGAATGAGATTAACAGGAAATTGAATGTCTCCATTAATTTGTCAAATGTATAGTTACCGAATTGCAGTTAATATTTGTCAGTGCATGCTGCATGTACGCAGTAGCCGAGTAATATATACTTCACTGCTCTCTCTTTCCGAATAGCCAAACATAGTTGTTTGAAATTCTCATTTCAGTCCGACGCCGGGGATTTGGTGCGTCGCTGACAACTTGAATTTCTGTTGGGAAGGTCCTCAGTGCGTGATGTCATGTGCAAAAAGAGCACAGACCTCTTCCTCAACAGGGTTATACTTGCTGCCTTGCCATGGATGGTGTGAAAATCTTGGCATCCGGTTTTCAGGAAGATGAAAAGGTACGTTGCAAATGTTCCTAGTCCacccatcttttttcttattagtaattagtaattttatttttgtagaaCTAATGACACAAAATTGCATTGCAGGTTGAGATAGGGAAGTTAGTTAGTGCAATGGGGGGAGTATTGCTTACGAAAGCATCGCTAGATgtcagttttttttcttcactctgTCTACATTTTGGAAATATGAATGCTATCATAGTGTGAGAGGTTTCTTTATCgacaaaattaattggagTTCGAAATTTGAAGAAGTCTTTCTATGACTGTCCCTTGAACTCCAAAGGTTTGCACTCCATCCCTGTGCCAAACAAATAGATgcttcttaaatatttttctggAGGAATTGAGAAAGTATTGATGCAAACTTCTGTTAAATGCGTTAAATTACGACTTTCAAGCCAATTTTGAATGGATAGCCGGAGTAGAAACTGcaattattgatgaaatttgatactactgatgatttttatttttaattttatattattattaatttcgtAACTTAATTATGTTCAATATCTTAAACCgatatttgaaatgagaattgaatatttatcttgtttttatttgttactgactatttcaaataaattcgTTATGAAGGATGGATGTTTCTGGGATACCAATGGGCACATTCTCTATTCTCCTCTTCCTTGTTGTGTCCCTTTGCCTGGATTTGAAAACATACGGTTTTGTGTTTCACAATATGATGATAAAAGACAGAGTATTGTTAAGAAATCTGTGTTTTGTACTTGGGGCCAAGTTTGTGGAGAAGCTGACAAAGAAGGTAACCCATCTAATATGCAAGTTCACGGATGGGACAAAGTATGAGGCTGCTTGTAAATGGGGGAAACAATGCATTACAGCTGAATGGATATATGAGTGTGTCAGACAAGTAACTTTGcgattttgttgcttttcaattatatatgttcataTACATGCATATCCTGATAGAATTCTAGACCCATTGTGTTTATATTTCTTCTCTTAGATAtggaatgattttgtttgaaaacaaaattttcagagAAAGATTGTTTCTCTTGATTTGTATCGCCCAAAAGAAGTTACAGCTCAAGACAGAGTGACATGCTTGTGCACTGTCAGCCAATTTCCTACTCAAGCTGCCCCAATGATAGCCAATGAAAGCGTATCCCAGTTTCCTATCCATTCTGCCATTCTGAGAGACCAATCAGCTGGAACTAACAGTAGCTCTATAGGAGCAGCTGAACGAATAAGTTATACTAAAAGAAGGCGCAAGTTATTTGACGAAGCCATACTTTGCGTTCAGTTTTTGTTGGAAACAGTTCCACTCAATCTGACTGCAATTTGAATTCCACAAAACAAACTACATCAAAATCTTCTGTAGTAACTTCACACGTTCCTGATGTCGCTTCCGCAATCGAGGACTTGTTGGAGCAGAAAACTAAGGTAAAATCTGGTTTGAGCTTCAATTCCATTACttcattccatttttattattattttttccttcaaatccttcttttttccattctttttaaGATTCAAGATCAGAAGTCACCTGGAAAGACTGGCTGCAACAAAAGTGTATCCTTCTATTAGGTTTAAACTGACTAGTGGACATGGCCATTCTTAGCTCTTACATCCAAAGCAGTTAGTCGTACGAggacaatttctttttctttatctgTTTTACTGAGTCAAAAACAGCCTTTAGGTTTCATTATTACATTCTGGTGGAGCGAGAGAAAGAACAGAATCGTCAAAGGGTGTGAGAGTCCTTATTGCGATGTTTGATCCCTTACTGgattctttgtttcttctgggacatttgttttgttattatttgctAGACCTTATCTCTTTATTGGAGCCTTTTTTGCACTTTGGTTCTTTTTGTGggctttcttttttatgtccgtttattctttcattttttctaaatgaaaattaagtttttttttttaaaaaagaaaaagttattaaatgCATCTGCATTTAAATAGTATCTAGTGATAGACTTTAGTATCTTATCGTTGGTTCCCACTCCACCTAATCTATTATTACATGCATCTGTGTGCTTGTGTTCTAATTCcttctaaactatttttacgGGATTTTCATAGCCATGTCTTTGAAGAACTCCCCCTTTTCCTTCCCCAGAAGAAAGTTCACTCACAGTATGTTCATTCAGCTGTTGTGATTAGTTTGTAGAATTGCCCATGGTTTAtcttttttggtattttcaattcatttttaagacaaatgttgatgttttatttttggtgtAGCTGACTTACTTTGCCATGGACTATAAGAGCTAATTGTTCAAACACGTGAATTTAGGTTCATCATCAAAAACCACCGTAGCCGATCGTGGGGATCCTAACGATCCCCGAGTAAGATTAAAACGTGATTGCGTTGGGATTATGGATGCTTTCAAACTTGAGCAGCCTTTTCATCATGTTGTAATTCTAGCCAACACCCATCTTTATTggtaaaattttactttctagTTTCCTTTGCCCTTATCTGTAAAGTCTATATGATTGCTTTTAGGACCTGCTGTATTGAAGAACATCTTATCCATCCAATATGTAAAGAAATGGATATTTTGTTACAGGGATCCAGAATGGGCTGATGTGAAGCTCGCTCAGGCTAAGTATCTTTTATCACGCCTAGCTCGATTCAAATCTTTAGTTgctgaaaattttgaatgcaCACCCTCAGTACTTTTGGCTGGCGATTTCAATTCAACCCCAGGAGATAAGGTTTGTATTCTATCTCGATTTATCATTTGCATTGAATTTCCTCTTTCTGAAGA encodes:
- the LOC101204821 gene encoding carbon catabolite repressor protein 4 homolog 4-like, translated to MDAFKLEQPFHHVVILANTHLYWDPEWADVKLAQAKYLLSRLARFKSLVAENFECTPSVLLAGDFNSTPGDKLWQVHIVLYTYVCNILKMGPWAYMTALVKHKRSLRRCLSDKKILALLRG